The DNA segment GGAAGCGTTCCTCTGGCAATAGATTGGGGTTGCTATACAGCCAGCACAACACGCGCAAATCCGGCACGCTAATGAGCAATTTCCCGCCTGGTTTCAAAACCCGTCGCCACTCTTGGAGTACCCGCAACAGTTCGTTATTCAACCCGTAGTGAAAATGTTCTAGCACGTGACTGGCATAAATCACGTCTACCGACTCATCGGCAAACATGCTTAAGTCAGCGGCATCCGTCACATAGTCCACTTCTGGACGCGGCTGGATGTCCACAATTTTCCAGTCCGGATGAGGATGCCTACCGCCAATGTGCAGTCGAAGCGTCACACATCACCCCAGGCAACTAGCGTATTATTTTGCATTAAGGTTTGGGCCTGCGTAACGACTGGCCCCGGTAACGGCACATAGCCCAACTCAGGGCCATATTTTTGCCCCTCTACTAAGGCCCATTGGATGAACTTGCGCAGGGTTTCGCCCTTTCTCTTGTCGTCATATTTCTGGTAGATCAAGAACCAGGAATAACTCACGATGGGATAGGCTTCAGGGCTGGTCGGGTCATCCACAAATCCCCGCAACCGGTTATCCAACACTACATCGGCAATTCCCTTCTCGACAGAATTTTGGGTTGGCAGTAAAAATTTACCACTTTTGTTTTCCAAAGCGGCGGTAGCTAGTTTTAACTGTTTGGCGTAGGCATATTCCACATAGCCAATCACCCCTTGTCCGTGTTGGATTTGGGCACTGATCCCGGCATTGTCCTTGATCCCTGTCCCCACCGGCCAGTTGACCGTTAAGCCGGTTCCCACCCGGTTTTTCCAGAGGGGGTCAATTGCGCTCAAATGACGGGTAAAAACAGCAGTTGTGCCACTACCGTCCGAACGATAAACGACCGTAATAGGCAAATCAGGCAAGGTAATTTCTGGATTCAATGCCGCAATCTCGGGGTGATTCCAGCGGGTAATTTTCCCCAGGAAAATCGCCGGCAGCACTTCC comes from the Gloeomargarita sp. SKYB120 genome and includes:
- a CDS encoding methyltransferase domain-containing protein — encoded protein: MTLRLHIGGRHPHPDWKIVDIQPRPEVDYVTDAADLSMFADESVDVIYASHVLEHFHYGLNNELLRVLQEWRRVLKPGGKLLISVPDLRVLCWLYSNPNLLPEERFHLMRIIFGGQVDEYDVHKAGFDVDILGMYLTEAGFSSYEQVSEFHLFPDCSSMRILDTLISLNVIATR
- the pstS gene encoding phosphate ABC transporter substrate-binding protein PstS; translated protein: MRRRRYLYLTLATGLGAVACQSVPVEPTPSQPVYLNGAGATFPSFLYLKWFSEYQKIYPEVQISYQPIGSAAGIQQFLTETVDFAGSDVAMTDAEAAQVKRGALFVPMTAGSVAVVYNVPGVPTGLKLSREVLPAIFLGKITRWNHPEIAALNPEITLPDLPITVVYRSDGSGTTAVFTRHLSAIDPLWKNRVGTGLTVNWPVGTGIKDNAGISAQIQHGQGVIGYVEYAYAKQLKLATAALENKSGKFLLPTQNSVEKGIADVVLDNRLRGFVDDPTSPEAYPIVSYSWFLIYQKYDDKRKGETLRKFIQWALVEGQKYGPELGYVPLPGPVVTQAQTLMQNNTLVAWGDV